TTGCACATCTTACCTTCGCGAAGACAGATATCCAAGTTTCTCTGGCCCGTTATCACCTTCATCCTGGGAAGCGGATTAAGGGGCCTGCTTACCAAGCGCGGAAGTGTAAAGTAGTTTGGAATGAACGAAAGGATCAATTGCTATATGCTACCATATAGTATTACgattagtaataaaatagCTTTGGTGCAACGAAGGATGCTAGCGATCCCTTAATCTACATTTTTGCCCACCTTAAAGTATTCAATCAGCGCTGATAGATCCTCACCCCCATGCCCCTCACCCACTGCTTGCTCTATCAACGCTTTTATCGGAAGGATCATCTGTGAGGAGACCCTCTGCTCCTCGCCAGCTCTGATAATGTTTTCCACTCCGGCCAATTGCATTCCCAGGTTGGATCCCTGTGTGGCATAGTCACCATCGTCGATCTGTTTCGCGATAGAACTAAGATATCCCGTCATTGCCGACAACCATGGAGTCAGAAGCGGCAATAATCCGGTGGCGGTAGTACTAGTATCCTGCCCGGACTTGATCAGAGCAACTGCATGCAGGAACCCGGAGAAGAGACCGTACATTCCCGACAACAAAGCCAAGTCATGCAAAGAGGCAGACCCTGCATCGGTGCCGAGATATTTGCTCATCCCAAGGAGAGACAGATGACTTTCGATGCTCTGGAACAGCTCAAGAGACTCTCCGCTGTAAAGCAGGACAGCGTGCGGGGAGCCAATCATGGTGGGAACCGCCATAATACCGCCGTGGATGTACCGTGCTCCGTGGGAGGTGACGAAATCCGCGAGTTTACGAGCCTGGTTTGGTGTTCCATTGGTAAGGTTGACAATGGTCTTGCTGGGCAGAGTTTGTAATGCATCCCGTAGAGCATCCTCGACAACTTGATTGTTAAGGAGGCATATAATGATGAGGTCGTTGGCGTTTACCCCCTCCGAGATTGTAGAGGCTAGCTTGGCACCCTGCTCAACGAGCGGGATTGCCTTTGCGGTGGTTCGATTCCAGACGGATGTCTTATAGCCATGTTCAAGATACTTGGCTGCGAGCGCTGTTCCCATAGCACCGAGGCCGAATATGCCTATGTGCTTCGACATTGTGAGGTATGGATGATTGTGTTGTTTCCTTGGGGTGTTGAAAGTAGACCATCCTCGCAACCCCATTTGTATGCACACATTTCCGGGAAAAGCTCTATCAGTGAAGGTTGTTGTGACTCAACGCTGATTTGAAATCAATAATTAATAAGTTCGTATTCTTTGTGTTTCCAGGCACCTCACCTGCTATATCGAAGCTCGTATTCCAACTTGGCAATCAACCCTGCTTGAGGTATGCCAAGGTTCTGAAATAGGATTTTCCTACTGTCTTCTACTACTGGCTTCATTAGATGTTTTAGATTGTGCATCCTTTCTAGGGCTGGAAGTTGGCCCGAAAGCATTTGCCAAAACATTGATTGGTTCAGTACAACAAGCCCCATGgtttgaatatatataatctcaACGAAGTTGACCTTGTCGGTAAACCCCTCGAAAGCATACCAAATAGAACCGCCAAGTAAATTGTAAGCTGTCTTGAAGGTTAATAGCAGCTGAACCGTGCTGGATTCCGGCTTATGGTAAGACTCCGGTCTTTGAAGGAACTGTACAAGTGCAACCTCTGTAAGAAATATTTTGCATTTTTAGATGCGGGtgttaaaaaataataatagaatatattattaattaggATGAATGAAACCATGAATTGGCCggctggcccaatggcaaggcgcttgactacgaatcaagagattgcaggttcgacCCCTGCGTCGGtcattcttttttgctttatcttatttttccCCTCGAGGTCGAGACTCGCGTCACACAGCATAGTGCCAAGTTCAGGCTTACACTCATAATCCGATGTCTCAACACCCATTTTTATTAGCGAGATATATCTCTGGAACGCTCTATATCTATTCCGACTGATTCCCAGTCACGAGCTGGGCCGGCGACCAACCAACGAATGTTGACCATCACCAGGTTTATACACAATAATTAGTTGAGATGATAAGGCGGCAATTCGAAACAGAGATATCCACAAGAAAATCACCAATCGATGCCTAATGTATATTCCAAACTGGATAGACGAATTAGGCGTCTACTGGTTTAGTTCTATTCTTAGAGCAATACGGATCGAGGAGGTGAGTTGCAAGACAATCCATATCCTTATTCTATCCTCTATCCTAGAGTAGCCAAGTCTTCAAGGAGAGGGTCTATAACTAAGTAGATAAATGTATACAAAGCCCTTGCTATTACATTTTCGACTTGTAAGTTATGGCTAGTCtcagaagatagatatattatttctaacTATTTGAGTAATACCAGCtctaattactatattgCCTGCCTTTTATCTAACCATCCAAACAACACTATCTAGCAACGATCGTTTATGTGGCTCTCTATACGTGGAGGCAAGCCGACAATGTTAGGCAAGGAAACTATGTAAGTTGATTACCCAGGAGCCTTTTAatgtattatatagaaagacTAATATTCTGCCTAATCTAGATACTACTGGGCCTTGGTTGTTGGGCCAACGGTTGAAATAGAGAGGGGTATGGGTGTCTGTTACCACGCAAAGAAGAGACTAAAAGCGGGAGAGGGCTTAGAATAGTACTTTGAGGAGTGTGACTGTCCACTCGCCTCTACTAATATGCTACTTGTTTGTATTGTGGTTGGAAAGGTAGTGGATGAGAGTCGCTTGGTCCAAATTCTGCGCAGTACTCCTACCCAAGAAGGCTAACCGGGGTGGAATTGTATCTCATGGGTAAAGGAGGCACTAGGATTACTCGTCGCGGATGTAAAGGCTCTTGGAACGAGCATCACGAGATGGGATCAAGTGCATAACGAGGCGAATGGTTATGgtcagaaaaagaaagaccagcACCAATTTGATGGTCAGGGTAACTTGGATATGAGAAAGGTCCTAACATGCGACTTAATGGAATTGAAGGAAGTCGTTATATGAGTCATGGTAGTTAGCCAGAATTACTCATGTATCCCCAAAGTATTCTTGACGGATCCGTTCCATCCTCAGCTCTTGAGGCATTGGTTGTAGGAACTTGTTAATCTCATTAACCCAAAAGGAGTTTTGTGGGTTGACCTGTTGGGCACATGTGTACTCCCAATATGATGGATACCAGCCAGCCGTTTCCCAATCGATTATACCAACAATATCATCTCCACGAATGAGAATATTTAGGCTGCTAAGGTCCCCATGGGTGAAGACCGATGGCCAGGTTTTGCTTTGTTGGTTGATAAGATCCTGGATCTGGGGGTCAAGGCCGGGATCAAATTCCATGCCCATTCGTAAATGCCGATGGAAGTCTTGGACTGTATTAAATGGGCCGAAGTGTAAAGAACGTCCCGGCACACGACAATCGAAGAGTGGTCCACCATCAACGGAAGCGACCACGATATCAGCAGGAGGCTGGAGTTCCCGCATTTCAGCAACCATTTTTGCCAACTGTGAAAGAAGCTTGGCCTTGGACTCCTCATTTTGGTGAACCCAGCCACTACCAATGATGTCCCCCTTGATTCTTTCCAACACGATATACGTCAATCCATGATGAGTAAAGGAACATAAAACTTTTGGCACTGGTATAGACGTATGCCGCTGTATGAAACGCAGTGTTGATGCTTCAGACAAATGGACACGGCGCCCGTACTTCACACATAGTTTGTCTGTCAACATGAGAACATTTCCGTGGCAAGGTCGAAAATGCTTAAGAATTTTGACTGCTAACAGTGTCGAATATCGAGAGAGAATTCCGTTATTGACAGGCTTGGATACATTTTGCGTGGACTGTGATAAAGTGAGGGCCATGTTGTACGGGCGCCATTATGGAAGAAAAGTCAGTGCCTGAGAGAAAAATGATTCCTTATCTGCAAAAAAAGTGTTTAGTATCACCGAGAGTGGCATCTAGAAAACAATCATCGTGAGAGACGGTGATAGAGGGTTCCGACTCTCGGAATAACCTGGCCTAATGGGGACGTCACGTGAATTAACAGATTGTCGCAGCAATGTTGATATAATACTGTAGGTCGGCATTGTAGACGAACGTACACTACCTGTACCTGGGCATTGGGCGACTTCGTCAATTGAACACATTGCCAGAGGTGCATACTCGCATCATGAGCTCGATGGGGTCAAACTAGGCACAGAATCTTGACGCCGATCACATCTCCATGTCCAGCTTCCTTCCGGTGGGAAGAGATCCACACAGACTGAACTACTGTGTGGGTTTTCCTCCGGAAGTATATATGTAGGTACTTTGCATCGTACTAGACCCTTAGAACCAGGTATTATCAATTGTCACCAGTATCATGCACCCATCTGATGTTCAATTCGTTGTCGGTCTTTCCGGGTATTTCGTGAAAGACCTCCAAGCAGTCCGACAGAGTCCAACATACGATCCACTAATTGACAATATACGCCCTCAAACACCCGGTTTCAAGAGTGTAGTACAAGCTGGTCAAGCTATCTCTATCCTGATACATCTCCCAAACGGGACAATTGCACTTGGTGATTGTGCGGACGTTATCTTTTCGGGAGCTGCGTCTCGGGACCCCCTCTTCATCGCCGAAGAGCATCTTCCTATCTTAGAGTCTGTTGTCAAGCCTCGACTCCTGACATGCGACGTTACTCAATTTCGGCAAAATGCAATTGTGATGGACGGGCCATGGCCGGAGTTACAGCATGCCAAATTGCACTCCGCCGTTAGATATGGGATTACGCAGGCGCTCCTCGCGGCTACTGCATTGGTGCATCGATGCACCATGGCTGAGATTATATCGCGCGAATGGGGGACCGCATTGTCACGTCATCCGATTGACATCCTGGCCTCTTGTCACCGGAACGATCACTTGCAATTGGACCGAATGATTATGAAACGAGTCCCAATGCTCCCCCATGCCTCCTTCGTGCATGTACACGACATAGGGCCCAAAGGCCAAGCCctaatagactatatagaGATAGTATCTCAACGTGTCCAAGAGCGAGGAAGCCCTGGATACCGTCCTCGACTTCACTTCGACGTCTACGGAACAATCGGTGATCTGTTCCCCGACAATGAAACCCTAGTGTCTTTCCTTGGTCAGCTACAGCGATCCGCCCAGCCATACGATCTGCTCATCGAATCCCCAATCATCGAACCCACTCAGTCCGAACAAATCCGACGATTAACGAATCTGCGGCAACTCCTGCGACAGCGGTCGATCCAGGTCCAGATTGTCGCCGACGAATGGTGCAATACGCTCGAGGATATCCGGAAATTCGCTGATGCGGGGGCCGTGGATTACGTGCAGATCAAGATGCCGGACCTGGGAGGGGTACAGAACAGCATTGACGCCGTACTTTATTGTCAGGACAAGGGCGTGGGCTGCTGTCTTGGGGGCTCGGCCAATGAAACTGAGGTTTCTGCCCGGGTTACGGCGCATGTCGCCTTGGCCACGAAACCGGGTTTCCTGCTCTCGAAGCCTGGGATCGGGGCTGATGAGGGCGTCATGATTCTTACCAATGAGATGTTGCGTGCGTCTGCCTTGGCGGGGAGGACAAGGGTGAGTCGGTTGTAAAGTTtggatggagatggtggcTAGCTGAGCCCTGATCTGTGCACGGATAGTAGCTTTTTAGTCAACAGAGTATACAGTTTACTCCCCTGTTTCTTCCCGTCTACCCCTCTTCTTGTCTATGCAGAACCCCCTCTTTCTGCTAATTTAGCTGCACTTTAATTTGATCCCAGTGGCGGATTATTCACCAAAGAATGCGACAGGTGTTGTGGAGACCTGAGAACATAAGGCCAAAGCGCCGATCAAAGTTATTGGAGCGGCCCGCCAATGGGTTGAAACTGTATATCATCGGTCCCGCTGGCTGCCCGGTTACAAGTTGGCAAGCAGGTGGATCTCTTACACATTACAGAGTACTGACTACGCGCTCGAGATCATTATCAAACAAGTAATTCATCCGAACTTCCCCACTTGAGCTTCATGGTCATCAAGTTTCGAGCACATTTACTATGCAAGTACCCCAACACGATGGTACTATAAGTGGTTCGTTGAGCAAGTTTCTCGAATAAGTTCTCAAACAGGGTTTCCAATTTCGAGATCAAAAGAGTCTTATTGGTCATGGAAGAGTTGAAGCAAAAAACTAGGTATAATCCGTGGAGTAAGGCCCCAAAGATACGATCAATCATTCGTAAAAAACCTTTGCCTTGAATCCCCCCATAGTAACATTCTCACCCAAATCCGTCGGGGACCTAGTCCAGTTTTTCTTGATCCTCGTCCGGGTCCACTCGGGCGCCGGGATATCGATGTCGGTGGTATCTTTATGATACCCCTCTCTCCGAAGCAACGGGCTATCCACactcttcaacttcaagcGATCGCTCGGCCGTACAAAGTACAAGAGTCCCAGCCTATCGTAGTGTTGCTGATCCTCAGGGGGCACGATGACGCGGTGCACGCCGCTCTTCAACCACCCGTTCGACAACATGGTCATGATATCGGCGACATTCACCGACAGCGTGCCGGGACGGATGGGGAGGTATTCCCATTCCGAGTCATCGTATTTCTTGACCTGGAGGGCGGCGACGGGCTGCTGGAACACGAAGGTGATGGTGCCGTTGTCGGTATGTCCCCGGGAGTAGAGATGCTTGTATTTCTCGTTCTCTTCGGGTGTGCGGGCCCGGTAACACATGTAGCGGAGACCGCTGTCGCATTCTGCCTCATAGCGATGTCCGTCCACAAGCTGG
This window of the Aspergillus flavus chromosome 8, complete sequence genome carries:
- a CDS encoding kinase-like domain-containing protein; amino-acid sequence: MALTLSQSTQNVSKPVNNGILSRYSTLLAVKILKHFRPCHGNVLMLTDKLCVKYGRRVHLSEASTLRFIQRHTSIPVPKVLCSFTHHGLTYIVLERIKGDIIGSGWVHQNEESKAKLLSQLAKMVAEMRELQPPADIVVASVDGGPLFDCRVPGRSLHFGPFNTVQDFHRHLRMGMEFDPGLDPQIQDLINQQSKTWPSVFTHGDLSSLNILIRGDDIVGIIDWETAGWYPSYWEYTCAQQVNPQNSFWVNEINKFLQPMPQELRMERIRQEYFGDT
- a CDS encoding putative methylaspartate ammonia-lyase (unnamed protein product) — its product is MHPSDVQFVVGLSGYFVKDLQAVRQSPTYDPLIDNIRPQTPGFKSVVQAGQAISILIHLPNGTIALGDCADVIFSGAASRDPLFIAEEHLPILESVVKPRLLTCDVTQFRQNAIVMDGPWPELQHAKLHSAVRYGITQALLAATALVHRCTMAEIISREWGTALSRHPIDILASCHRNDHLQLDRMIMKRVPMLPHASFVHVHDIGPKGQALIDYIEIVSQRVQERGSPGYRPRLHFDVYGTIGDLFPDNETLVSFLGQLQRSAQPYDLLIESPIIEPTQSEQIRRLTNLRQLLRQRSIQVQIVADEWCNTLEDIRKFADAGAVDYVQIKMPDLGGVQNSIDAVLYCQDKGVGCCLGGSANETEVSARVTAHVALATKPGFLLSKPGIGADEGVMILTNEMLRASALAGRTRVSRL
- a CDS encoding 2OG-Fe(II) oxygenase family oxidoreductase translates to MATQTESVVEVPITKSTKPLEKYIHPPESKQDLKYADLVTIDLSEFDRPGGKEKLAAQLKDAVHEVGFFYVTNFGLTQEQIDRQFAIAKEFFSLPEKERLSFRAPLEEGIYNGYRPLGSIEILPGLRDNIEFYNIMKFLPQYDRTHPDVVRRYWEEIEKFHRHCHEHIAYKLFRLLAIILELPEDQLVDGHRYEAECDSGLRYMCYRARTPEENEKYKHLYSRGHTDNGTITFVFQQPVAALQVKKYDDSEWEYLPIRPGTLSVNVADIMTMLSNGWLKSGVHRVIVPPEDQQHYDRLGLLYFVRPSDRLKLKSVDSPLLRREGYHKDTTDIDIPAPEWTRTRIKKNWTRSPTDLGENVTMGGFKAKVFYE